A DNA window from Vagococcus penaei contains the following coding sequences:
- a CDS encoding YbaN family protein, producing the protein MKRTIYFSLGCVTFVLGTIGVFVPILPTVPFYLATSFLWLRSSPKAHAYLIETTWYKKYIQELIVEKQMKTTQLLGILAAVFFILLIPFILVPNTVMRISLIIVFLGHCIFFPLYFNKKQRLNHKSSQKSEIKS; encoded by the coding sequence ATGAAACGCACTATCTATTTTAGTTTGGGCTGTGTAACTTTTGTTTTAGGAACAATTGGAGTATTTGTTCCAATTTTACCGACTGTTCCATTTTATTTAGCAACATCTTTTTTATGGTTAAGAAGCTCGCCGAAAGCACATGCCTACTTGATTGAAACGACTTGGTATAAAAAATATATCCAAGAATTAATTGTGGAAAAACAGATGAAAACAACTCAATTACTCGGTATATTAGCCGCAGTTTTCTTTATTTTATTAATTCCATTTATTTTGGTTCCAAATACAGTTATGCGTATTAGTCTAATTATAGTTTTTCTAGGTCACTGTATTTTCTTTCCGCTTTATTTTAATAAAAAACAGCGACTCAATCATAAAAGCAGTCAAAAATCTGAAATCAAATCATAA
- the thiW gene encoding energy coupling factor transporter S component ThiW — translation MRGLTIKKLTILAMMIALDVVLSPLFRIEGMAPMSSVMNVIAGVALGPVYGTIMAFLCASIRMLFLGIPPLAMTGAIFGAFLAGCGYRLTKKTWGACLGEIIGTGLIGSLVSYPVMVWFTGSEQALYWFIYTPRFFGGAISGSIIGWFALLKLDHIPAFKHIQVLFGGRVNEQFNRAIQRTNK, via the coding sequence ATGAGAGGACTGACAATTAAAAAATTAACAATTTTAGCTATGATGATTGCATTGGATGTTGTTTTGTCGCCATTGTTTCGGATTGAAGGCATGGCACCAATGTCAAGTGTCATGAATGTTATTGCCGGTGTCGCTTTAGGCCCTGTTTATGGTACAATAATGGCTTTTTTATGTGCATCAATTCGCATGTTGTTTTTAGGTATTCCTCCGTTAGCAATGACAGGAGCCATCTTCGGTGCTTTTCTAGCTGGTTGTGGGTATCGTTTAACTAAAAAAACATGGGGTGCTTGTCTAGGTGAGATTATTGGGACTGGATTGATAGGTTCATTAGTCTCATATCCTGTCATGGTTTGGTTTACTGGAAGTGAGCAAGCACTCTATTGGTTTATCTATACACCACGTTTTTTTGGAGGAGCCATTTCAGGGTCTATCATCGGATGGTTTGCTTTATTAAAATTAGACCATATTCCAGCGTTTAAACACATACAAGTTTTATTTGGAGGAAGAGTCAATGAGCAATTTAATCGTGCAATTCAAAGAACAAACAAATGA
- a CDS encoding ECF transporter S component: MSSNRWTLQQVVLLALLGFLFGGVFMGAGFLYAILEGILLPLGLGPFANEILFGLWTMAAPMAGMLIPKKGSAVIGELLAALAEMLYGSYFGPGVLISGFIQGIGAETGFALTRYRRYDQVTLLYSAIGTTIFSFIYEFFKNGYGNYSLLMIFGLLIVRFLSVLVFGVFMVSAIMKIYERVQKLAALNQ, encoded by the coding sequence TTGAGTAGCAATCGTTGGACATTACAACAAGTCGTATTATTGGCGCTGTTAGGCTTTTTATTTGGCGGTGTATTTATGGGAGCTGGCTTTTTATACGCAATTCTTGAAGGAATCTTATTGCCTTTAGGCTTAGGGCCATTTGCGAATGAAATTTTATTTGGACTATGGACGATGGCAGCTCCAATGGCGGGTATGTTGATTCCCAAAAAAGGAAGCGCCGTTATTGGTGAGTTGTTAGCAGCTTTAGCTGAAATGTTATATGGTTCATATTTTGGCCCAGGTGTATTAATTTCTGGATTTATTCAAGGAATAGGGGCAGAAACAGGTTTTGCTTTAACAAGGTATCGTCGTTACGATCAAGTAACTTTATTATATAGTGCTATTGGTACAACAATCTTTAGTTTTATTTATGAATTTTTTAAAAATGGGTATGGAAATTATAGTTTATTAATGATTTTTGGACTGTTGATAGTTCGATTTTTATCGGTTCTTGTTTTTGGTGTTTTCATGGTTTCAGCCATTATGAAAATTTACGAGCGTGTTCAAAAATTGGCGGCGTTAAACCAATGA
- a CDS encoding energy-coupling factor transporter transmembrane component T family protein, protein MQATHSFSLMVFVLLVTIEISFTQSIWLNIFIFGLAVLYLLFLKKWGGLLAVFLVPLIPAFATFWSIYLHGSSTYQAWLLFTRTFSFAALGMILVFGIDLEELFLFLEQKRVPATFIYGILVVIHAMPDIRREVVSIREASLLRGKPLHVWSPMLYVKTILTAFTWRDKYTEAMFSRGFDDNGIRVPQHRFYLSKKSIALLATLFIICQILVFY, encoded by the coding sequence ATGCAAGCAACACATTCATTTAGTCTAATGGTATTTGTTTTATTAGTAACGATTGAAATATCGTTTACACAATCGATTTGGTTAAATATCTTTATTTTTGGTTTGGCTGTTTTGTATTTATTATTTTTAAAAAAATGGGGTGGTCTTTTAGCGGTTTTCTTAGTGCCGTTGATTCCAGCTTTTGCGACATTTTGGTCAATTTATTTGCATGGATCAAGTACATATCAAGCATGGTTGCTTTTTACTCGAACCTTTTCCTTTGCAGCGTTAGGTATGATTTTGGTATTTGGCATCGATTTAGAAGAATTATTCCTTTTTTTAGAGCAAAAGCGTGTACCAGCAACTTTTATCTATGGCATTTTAGTAGTTATTCATGCTATGCCAGATATTCGTCGTGAAGTAGTCTCAATTCGAGAGGCAAGTTTATTAAGAGGAAAACCATTACATGTTTGGTCTCCGATGCTCTATGTTAAAACAATTTTAACTGCTTTTACTTGGCGTGATAAATATACAGAAGCAATGTTTTCAAGAGGTTTTGATGATAACGGCATTAGGGTGCCACAGCATCGATTTTATTTATCTAAAAAAAGTATTGCCCTGTTAGCAACACTTTTTATTATTTGTCAGATATTAGTTTTTTATTAA
- a CDS encoding ABC transporter ATP-binding protein, with protein MIAIKINQLSFVRGQREIFSKFNAEFEKGTFNLVTGDSGSGKSTLFRLIAGFAQLDYEGEILIKGKCYRHASMQEKAQQIGMLFQNPGQQFTMKTLERELIFALENIGIIGDEQKQRIENALLLGATSELLYREITTLSGGEKQRAALTVLLAMEPEILLLDEPFASIDPTSRQKLIQTLAELRDLGKTIILSDHELTGYSQFVNCYWELTGHHLIEHPLTYLSNEKKNLSLYQTKVTTNSLPILTFKEITIKRGKRKLLDCSKFRIKQGITILTGNNGVGKTTLLRSIAQLRRYQGTMYYHGKKLRKNRRLYQSLSLAVQESEKQFVALTLREELAFNNSHMSQVQEKQLDALKTLGLLDKLDSSLFHLSEGQKKMIQLISLLSLDLSCLLLDEPFAGLDEKACQYFIKWMQEKDTKQSFIIVSHRLEPLSSVSHHHIHLEDQQLIDMGVMI; from the coding sequence ATGATAGCCATTAAAATTAACCAGCTCAGTTTCGTTCGGGGACAACGTGAAATTTTCAGTAAATTCAACGCAGAGTTTGAAAAAGGGACTTTTAATTTAGTTACAGGAGACAGTGGGAGTGGGAAGTCAACTCTTTTTCGACTGATTGCAGGCTTTGCTCAATTAGACTACGAAGGAGAAATTCTGATTAAAGGTAAATGCTACCGACATGCTAGCATGCAAGAAAAAGCACAACAAATAGGCATGCTTTTCCAAAATCCTGGACAGCAATTTACAATGAAAACACTAGAACGGGAATTAATTTTTGCTTTAGAAAACATTGGTATTATTGGTGATGAACAAAAGCAACGCATCGAAAATGCTTTGCTATTAGGAGCAACAAGTGAGTTGCTTTATCGCGAAATCACAACTCTATCAGGTGGGGAAAAACAACGCGCGGCGTTAACAGTTTTACTGGCAATGGAGCCAGAAATTTTATTATTGGACGAGCCATTTGCAAGTATTGACCCAACATCTCGGCAAAAATTGATTCAGACCTTGGCAGAATTACGTGATTTAGGTAAAACAATTATTCTTAGTGACCATGAATTAACGGGGTACTCACAATTTGTGAATTGTTATTGGGAGCTAACAGGTCATCATTTAATTGAACATCCGTTAACATATCTGTCTAATGAGAAAAAGAATCTTAGTTTATATCAAACAAAAGTTACCACTAATTCACTTCCAATTTTAACATTTAAGGAGATTACTATCAAACGCGGAAAACGTAAATTACTTGATTGTTCAAAGTTTAGAATTAAACAGGGTATTACAATTTTAACTGGTAATAATGGTGTTGGTAAAACAACTCTTTTACGGTCAATCGCACAATTACGAAGGTATCAAGGTACTATGTACTATCACGGAAAAAAATTAAGAAAAAATCGGCGGCTCTATCAATCTCTTTCTTTAGCTGTTCAAGAATCAGAAAAACAATTTGTGGCACTAACTTTAAGAGAAGAATTAGCATTTAATAATAGTCACATGTCTCAAGTCCAAGAAAAACAATTAGACGCTTTAAAAACATTAGGGCTATTGGATAAATTAGATAGCAGTCTATTTCATTTGAGTGAAGGACAAAAGAAAATGATTCAATTAATCAGTTTACTTAGTTTAGATTTATCTTGCTTACTACTAGATGAGCCGTTTGCGGGATTAGATGAAAAAGCCTGTCAGTATTTTATTAAATGGATGCAAGAAAAAGATACCAAGCAAAGTTTTATTATTGTCTCACACCGTCTAGAACCATTATCTTCAGTCAGTCATCATCATATTCATTTAGAGGATCAACAATTAATTGACATGGGGGTGATGATTTAA
- a CDS encoding DUF697 domain-containing protein, producing the protein MVVSKEAKKIIHTAAVAAGGVGVTPIPFADSVILLPIQTAMIVKLYRLNNKKVSAGTKKGIVTSLTVSTIGKGIAGNLFKFFPGVGTVTGGVMNATVAVALTEMIGFSIADALENDKVDDVTDLLSVVSEASRLIKR; encoded by the coding sequence ATGGTTGTCAGTAAAGAAGCTAAAAAAATTATTCATACGGCGGCAGTTGCCGCAGGAGGTGTCGGTGTAACGCCAATTCCTTTTGCTGATTCAGTTATTTTGTTACCAATCCAAACAGCGATGATTGTTAAGTTATATCGTTTGAATAATAAAAAAGTGTCCGCTGGTACTAAAAAGGGGATTGTTACATCACTTACTGTCTCAACAATCGGAAAAGGGATTGCTGGAAATTTATTTAAATTCTTCCCAGGTGTTGGTACAGTCACTGGTGGCGTGATGAATGCTACCGTTGCTGTTGCATTAACAGAGATGATAGGTTTTTCAATTGCTGATGCTTTAGAAAATGACAAAGTAGATGATGTTACTGATTTACTGAGTGTCGTTTCAGAGGCAAGTCGACTAATCAAACGTTAG
- the accD gene encoding acetyl-CoA carboxylase, carboxyltransferase subunit beta has translation MGLFKKREYIRIVPSHAKPGVADINKPSVPDKMWEKCPSCHKPLYRKKLGVERTCHHCGYGFRIGAKERLSLIVDQDSFQEWDNNLSFSDPLNFPGYMEKFKQAQETTGLDEAVITGKCKIGGFETVIGVMDSQFIMGSMSQLVGEKITRAFEKATEQKLPIILFTASGGARMQEGILSLMQMAKVSGAVKTHSEAGLLYITVLTDPTTGGVTASFAMQGDIILAEPQALIGFAGRRVIEQTIRQQLPEDFQRAEFLLEHGFIDKIVLRKDLRATLETLLMLHK, from the coding sequence TTGGGATTATTTAAAAAGCGTGAGTACATTCGGATTGTACCTTCGCATGCGAAACCAGGAGTAGCAGATATCAATAAACCGTCTGTTCCAGATAAAATGTGGGAAAAATGTCCTAGTTGTCACAAGCCGCTATACCGTAAAAAATTAGGAGTTGAACGAACCTGCCACCATTGTGGGTATGGCTTTCGAATTGGGGCTAAAGAGCGTTTGTCGCTCATAGTCGATCAGGATAGTTTTCAGGAATGGGATAATAATTTGTCATTTAGCGATCCATTAAATTTTCCGGGATATATGGAAAAATTTAAACAAGCACAAGAAACAACAGGATTAGATGAGGCAGTAATTACAGGTAAATGTAAGATTGGTGGTTTTGAGACCGTTATTGGTGTAATGGATAGTCAATTTATTATGGGAAGTATGAGTCAATTAGTTGGTGAGAAGATTACCCGAGCATTTGAAAAAGCAACGGAACAAAAACTGCCAATTATTTTATTTACCGCTTCGGGTGGTGCTAGGATGCAAGAAGGTATTTTGTCTTTAATGCAGATGGCAAAAGTATCTGGTGCTGTCAAAACTCATAGTGAAGCAGGTTTGTTATATATCACTGTATTGACTGATCCAACAACTGGCGGCGTCACAGCGAGTTTTGCCATGCAAGGAGACATTATCTTAGCAGAACCCCAAGCATTGATTGGTTTTGCTGGTCGTCGTGTGATTGAGCAAACAATTAGACAGCAATTACCGGAAGATTTTCAGCGAGCTGAATTTTTATTAGAGCATGGGTTTATTGATAAAATTGTTCTTAGAAAAGATCTTAGAGCGACATTAGAAACGCTATTAATGCTACATAAATGA
- the tenA gene encoding thiaminase II, producing the protein MFTKLAREIANPYWEGSFTHPFITKLADGTLSDEVFRYYLIQDRYYLEHFSRIHEMIAARTTDPDIRDIMLMGAEHLDAGELMIRTDFFHELGITDEEVANTPIAPTAYNYVSHMYRQLAEGTINTAVAGLLPCPWLYHEIGLRLVKTGSPKKIYQDWIETYSGDDSAEDIVKQCQVLDRLYAESSELEQEAMLDAFYISSQMEYLFWEMATTLQTWPLGTRK; encoded by the coding sequence ATGTTTACAAAATTAGCAAGAGAAATCGCAAATCCATATTGGGAAGGAAGTTTCACGCATCCATTTATTACCAAATTAGCAGACGGTACTTTATCAGATGAGGTTTTTCGTTATTACTTAATTCAAGATCGCTATTACTTAGAACATTTTAGTCGTATTCATGAAATGATTGCTGCACGAACCACTGATCCTGATATTCGTGACATTATGTTAATGGGTGCGGAACATTTAGATGCAGGTGAATTAATGATTCGGACTGATTTTTTTCATGAGTTAGGCATTACTGATGAAGAAGTTGCGAATACACCAATTGCTCCTACAGCGTATAATTACGTCTCACATATGTATCGCCAATTAGCCGAGGGGACTATTAATACCGCAGTAGCTGGGTTACTTCCTTGTCCGTGGCTGTACCATGAAATAGGTCTTCGATTGGTTAAGACAGGCTCACCGAAAAAGATTTATCAAGATTGGATTGAGACGTATTCAGGTGACGATTCGGCAGAAGATATCGTTAAACAATGTCAGGTATTAGATCGACTTTATGCTGAAAGTAGTGAGCTAGAACAAGAAGCAATGCTAGATGCTTTCTATATTAGTAGTCAAATGGAATATTTATTTTGGGAAATGGCAACAACATTACAAACTTGGCCGTTAGGAACCCGTAAATAA
- a CDS encoding YitT family protein yields the protein MIQKLHNTIGRRLTDILLITIGSLGVAIGFDVFLLPNKIVAGGINGLTIILNDKLGWTPSIVLLISNVVLLALCWIMLGKEVFSKSIYGSFAVPLFVSLLSGVDIGINEPILASIFGGLFIGTGVGLVYLGNGSTGGTSLLALLIQKFVDLRLGILLGICDGLVILSALFVFDIQTVLFALITLYLTSRMIDTVKVGPDFSKNLFVISTKYEAIREKLVTDLNCGVTYIPIEGGLNLDKSKMIMTVIREENFVDIKQAILDIDPEAFITIHSASEVVGRGFTLKKN from the coding sequence ATGATTCAAAAATTACATAATACTATCGGTCGCCGATTGACTGATATTCTTTTAATTACTATTGGTTCTTTAGGTGTTGCTATTGGATTCGATGTATTTTTATTACCAAATAAAATTGTTGCTGGTGGAATTAATGGTTTAACCATCATTTTAAATGATAAACTAGGCTGGACTCCAAGTATCGTTTTACTTATATCAAATGTAGTCTTATTGGCATTATGTTGGATAATGTTAGGAAAAGAAGTTTTTAGCAAAAGTATTTATGGTAGTTTTGCTGTCCCTCTTTTCGTTTCTTTATTATCTGGTGTTGATATTGGTATTAACGAGCCCATTCTTGCAAGTATTTTCGGGGGACTCTTTATTGGTACAGGTGTAGGATTAGTTTATCTAGGTAACGGCTCAACTGGTGGGACATCATTACTTGCCTTACTCATCCAAAAATTTGTGGATTTACGCCTTGGTATTTTACTAGGTATTTGTGATGGATTAGTGATACTAAGTGCCTTGTTTGTCTTCGATATTCAAACTGTCTTATTTGCTCTTATTACTCTATACTTAACAAGTCGAATGATTGATACAGTTAAAGTTGGACCGGATTTTTCAAAAAATCTCTTTGTTATTTCTACTAAATATGAAGCGATTCGTGAAAAATTAGTTACCGATTTAAATTGTGGTGTCACTTATATTCCAATCGAAGGCGGCTTGAATTTAGATAAAAGTAAAATGATTATGACTGTAATTCGTGAAGAAAACTTCGTTGACATCAAGCAAGCTATTTTAGATATTGATCCAGAAGCTTTCATTACAATTCATAGTGCAAGCGAAGTAGTCGGCAGAGGCTTTACACTTAAAAAAAATTAA
- a CDS encoding acetyl-CoA carboxylase carboxyltransferase subunit alpha, giving the protein MKQKSASEIVALARAADRLTARDYIDGLFDTFIECHGDRYFGDDAAIVGGIAKLGQQAVTVIGIQKGRDLTENIETRFGSPTPEGYRKALRLMKQAEKFKRPIITFVNTPGAFCGVEAEERGEGEAIARNLYEMSHLKVPIIAIITGEGGSGGALALAVGNQVWMMEHSIYSILSPEGFATILWKDSSLAAKAADVMKLTATDLLKLQVIDQIIPETVKETGDTLEKEKMLQNLTILLEKKLHDLSQLTEKELVEQRLARFRQY; this is encoded by the coding sequence ATAAAACAAAAAAGTGCTAGTGAAATTGTTGCTTTAGCACGCGCTGCTGATCGTTTAACCGCACGCGACTATATTGATGGATTGTTTGACACATTTATTGAGTGTCATGGTGATCGTTATTTTGGTGACGATGCGGCTATTGTTGGCGGTATTGCTAAACTTGGCCAACAAGCAGTTACTGTAATTGGGATTCAAAAAGGACGCGATTTAACTGAGAATATTGAGACCCGTTTTGGTTCACCGACACCTGAAGGCTACCGAAAAGCATTACGGTTGATGAAACAAGCTGAAAAGTTTAAACGGCCAATTATCACATTTGTCAATACACCTGGTGCTTTTTGCGGAGTGGAAGCAGAAGAACGTGGAGAAGGTGAGGCTATTGCTCGTAATTTGTATGAAATGAGTCATTTAAAAGTACCGATTATTGCGATTATTACTGGTGAAGGTGGTAGTGGTGGTGCTTTAGCCTTAGCTGTAGGTAATCAGGTTTGGATGATGGAGCATAGTATTTATTCTATTCTATCACCAGAAGGCTTTGCAACGATTCTATGGAAAGACAGCAGTTTAGCAGCAAAAGCAGCTGATGTTATGAAATTAACAGCAACAGATTTATTAAAATTACAAGTAATTGACCAAATTATTCCTGAAACTGTCAAAGAAACTGGTGACACTCTCGAAAAAGAAAAAATGTTGCAAAATTTGACAATTTTATTAGAAAAAAAATTGCATGATTTGAGTCAATTAACTGAAAAAGAATTGGTAGAACAACGTTTGGCTCGATTTAGACAATATTAA
- the thiE gene encoding thiamine phosphate synthase — protein MERSLDLTLYLVTNRYEYTDSEFLSIVEEACQAGVSLVQLREKSATTRQFFELGKKVKAITDAYDIPLIINDRVDICLALDASGVHIGDDELPIAITRQLIGENKWLGVSTKTVTSAVRAEQLGADYLGVGAIFSTTTKEDATVTSLAELQAICEQVTIPVVAIGGITEQNMLTFESYPIAGVSLISDVMLAESVTKKVRALNTNLQKILGKEEY, from the coding sequence ATGGAACGAAGTTTAGATTTAACTTTATATTTAGTCACTAATCGGTATGAGTATACGGATTCAGAATTTTTATCAATCGTTGAAGAAGCTTGTCAAGCAGGTGTCTCACTGGTTCAGTTACGTGAAAAATCTGCAACCACAAGGCAATTTTTTGAGTTAGGTAAAAAGGTAAAAGCCATTACAGATGCTTATGATATCCCATTAATTATTAATGACCGTGTGGATATTTGTTTAGCACTTGATGCAAGCGGTGTACATATTGGGGATGATGAGTTACCAATCGCTATTACACGACAATTAATTGGAGAGAATAAATGGCTAGGTGTATCGACTAAAACGGTTACGTCTGCAGTAAGAGCCGAGCAATTGGGAGCGGACTATTTAGGTGTTGGCGCTATTTTTTCTACGACAACTAAAGAAGATGCGACAGTCACAAGTTTAGCAGAATTACAGGCTATTTGTGAACAAGTCACTATTCCAGTTGTAGCTATTGGCGGAATTACGGAACAAAATATGTTGACGTTTGAAAGCTATCCAATTGCTGGAGTGTCATTAATTAGTGATGTCATGCTAGCAGAATCAGTGACTAAAAAAGTTCGAGCTCTAAATACAAATCTACAAAAAATTTTAGGAAAGGAGGAATACTAA
- a CDS encoding hydroxyethylthiazole kinase has protein sequence MSNLIVQFKEQTNEIIFLKDSPLVQCITNEITCESMANALLYIGAKPIMADDSREFKELFQQTDALLLNLGRLSVEREKNLRQAANYARETEKPTVVDLVGVTATKWRFDIGHALLEQHPQVVKGNLSEMRAFCQLATKGRGVDGSTSDQSDIAISELVVALHTLTHSYPETIFLATGPTDIVVNQGGTYYLKNGVPELDAFTGTGDIVGAMIAAFLGDEYSAIEATILAVSYFNLCGEQAKNLGGNQQGLADFRHQTLNQLSLLKEQPQWTSGIKGAYQSWNEV, from the coding sequence ATGAGCAATTTAATCGTGCAATTCAAAGAACAAACAAATGAGATTATTTTTTTAAAGGATTCACCGTTAGTTCAGTGTATTACCAATGAGATAACATGCGAATCCATGGCGAATGCTTTGCTTTATATTGGTGCTAAACCAATTATGGCAGATGACTCACGGGAATTTAAAGAACTTTTTCAGCAAACAGATGCTTTACTATTAAATTTAGGACGCTTATCAGTTGAACGTGAAAAAAATTTACGTCAAGCGGCTAACTATGCTAGAGAGACAGAGAAACCAACGGTAGTCGATTTAGTTGGTGTTACAGCGACTAAATGGCGTTTTGATATTGGACACGCTCTATTAGAGCAACATCCACAAGTGGTTAAAGGAAATTTATCTGAAATGAGGGCTTTTTGCCAGTTAGCAACAAAAGGACGAGGCGTCGATGGAAGTACTTCTGATCAGTCTGATATAGCTATTTCTGAACTAGTTGTGGCTTTACACACATTAACTCATTCGTATCCAGAAACTATCTTTTTAGCAACTGGACCAACAGATATTGTTGTCAATCAAGGAGGAACATATTATTTAAAAAATGGTGTCCCAGAACTGGATGCGTTTACGGGAACAGGTGATATTGTTGGTGCGATGATTGCTGCCTTTTTAGGAGATGAATATTCTGCGATTGAAGCGACGATTTTAGCTGTCAGTTACTTTAATCTTTGTGGTGAACAGGCTAAAAATCTTGGTGGTAATCAGCAAGGGTTAGCAGATTTCAGACACCAAACGTTGAATCAATTATCTTTATTAAAAGAACAACCTCAATGGACATCGGGAATTAAAGGAGCGTACCAATCATGGAACGAAGTTTAG
- a CDS encoding IS1182 family transposase, translating into MLKKQDMSKRNQIGFYSLEDLVPKEHLLRDIDKYVDFNFIYKLVEDKYDESNGRPSIDPVLLIKLPLIQYLYGIKSMRQTIKDVEVNMAYRWFLGLDIEDAVPHFSTFGKNYSRRFRGTDIFEQIFYGILEQCIEAELVDTSEVFIDGTHIKAHANNKKYESNEVTEETLFYVESLQKEVEIDREKRLKKPLKRREESENQVKHKKISKTDDESGWFHKGEHKQVFAYAAQVACDKNGWVLGYTTHPGNQHDSRTFIDIYNKLQSHFTLDKLVMDAGYKTPGIAHLLFQNNLTPIFPYKRPMTKKGFYKKHDYVYDEYYDQYICPNVKILSYTTTNRDGYREYKSNTSDCSQCPLIAYCTESKEKRKLIQRHLWENDMERCEDIRHSLGMKAIYNNRKQTIERLFGTAKEFHGLRYTNLIGKEKMHMKIGLTFACLNIKKLAKMLKLRDLKGSIFLSILGILSKIMIRYKKTNQLPFMSNWFVFNLNRPF; encoded by the coding sequence ATGCTAAAAAAACAAGATATGAGCAAACGTAATCAAATTGGTTTTTATTCTCTAGAAGATTTAGTTCCCAAGGAACATCTATTAAGAGATATTGATAAATATGTAGATTTTAATTTTATTTATAAGTTAGTTGAAGATAAATACGATGAATCAAATGGCCGCCCTAGTATAGATCCGGTTCTATTAATTAAACTTCCGTTGATTCAGTATCTTTATGGTATAAAAAGTATGAGACAAACTATTAAAGATGTTGAGGTTAACATGGCTTATCGCTGGTTTTTAGGTTTGGATATCGAAGATGCTGTTCCTCACTTCTCAACCTTTGGCAAAAATTATTCTAGAAGATTTCGTGGTACAGATATCTTTGAACAAATATTTTACGGCATATTAGAACAGTGTATTGAAGCTGAATTAGTGGATACTTCTGAAGTATTTATTGATGGTACTCATATAAAAGCACATGCAAATAATAAAAAATATGAAAGTAACGAAGTTACTGAAGAAACTCTTTTTTATGTGGAATCACTACAAAAAGAAGTTGAAATAGATAGAGAAAAAAGATTAAAAAAGCCCTTAAAAAGAAGAGAGGAAAGTGAAAATCAGGTAAAACATAAAAAAATTAGTAAAACAGATGATGAGAGTGGTTGGTTCCATAAAGGAGAGCATAAACAGGTTTTTGCTTATGCTGCACAAGTAGCATGTGACAAGAATGGTTGGGTTTTAGGATATACAACTCATCCTGGTAATCAACATGATAGTCGGACATTCATCGATATCTATAATAAATTACAAAGTCACTTTACCTTAGATAAATTAGTAATGGACGCTGGATACAAAACACCTGGTATAGCCCATTTATTATTTCAAAATAATTTAACACCTATTTTTCCATATAAAAGACCTATGACCAAAAAAGGATTTTATAAAAAACATGATTATGTTTACGATGAATACTACGATCAATATATCTGCCCTAATGTGAAAATTTTAAGCTATACAACAACTAACAGAGACGGATATCGTGAATACAAAAGTAATACGTCTGATTGTAGTCAATGCCCTTTGATTGCCTATTGTACTGAGTCAAAAGAAAAGAGGAAATTAATTCAACGACATTTATGGGAAAATGATATGGAACGTTGTGAAGACATACGTCATTCCCTTGGAATGAAAGCTATATATAATAATCGAAAACAAACAATTGAGCGATTATTTGGAACGGCAAAAGAATTTCATGGCTTACGTTACACTAATTTAATTGGGAAAGAAAAAATGCACATGAAAATTGGGCTCACTTTCGCATGCCTTAACATTAAAAAATTAGCAAAAATGCTTAAATTAAGAGACCTGAAGGGCTCTATTTTTTTATCTATTTTGGGAATTTTATCAAAAATAATGATAAGATACAAAAAAACAAACCAATTACCCTTTATGAGCAACTGGTTTGTCTTCAATCTGAACCGACCATTCTAG